In Ignavibacteria bacterium, a single genomic region encodes these proteins:
- the efp gene encoding elongation factor P — MGSTTDFRPGLIIKFNNDLYQIVEFQHVNPGNWRAFVRAKMKNLKTGRVIENRFRAGENVDTVRVERHQFQFLYQDGDSFVLMNTETFDQIHVMQEILGDGVKYLKEGVVLDLLMDGTQIVISELPIFVELEVTQTDPGFKGDTATGGSKPATLETGVTINVPLFIDEGEIIKVDTRTGTYVERVK; from the coding sequence ATGGGATCCACTACTGACTTCAGACCAGGTTTGATTATCAAATTTAATAATGATTTATACCAGATTGTTGAGTTTCAGCATGTTAATCCTGGAAACTGGAGAGCTTTTGTTAGGGCAAAGATGAAAAATCTGAAAACCGGACGAGTGATCGAAAATCGATTTCGAGCTGGTGAGAACGTTGATACTGTACGTGTTGAACGGCATCAATTTCAGTTTTTATATCAGGATGGTGACTCATTTGTTTTGATGAATACGGAAACATTTGACCAAATTCATGTGATGCAGGAAATTCTTGGTGATGGCGTTAAATATTTAAAAGAAGGAGTAGTCTTAGACCTATTGATGGATGGAACGCAGATCGTCATCAGCGAATTGCCTATTTTTGTTGAATTAGAAGTTACACAAACCGATCCAGGCTTCAAGGGTGATACAGCCACGGGAGGTTCGAAACCAGCTACACTTGAAACCGGAGTTACAATAAATGTCCCTTTGTTCATTGATGAGGGGGAAATAATTAAAGTAGATACTAGAACAGGTACCTACGTAGAGAGAGTAAAATAA
- the accB gene encoding acetyl-CoA carboxylase biotin carboxyl carrier protein: MDLNYLKKLLKIVNDSGVDEVEIEEEGSKVRVKKSPSVAESSMPQFLPFSMPAAAQVVQPAAPVAAPTPVLEKKLEKVGEEKAVSYYEVKSPIVGTFYRAPSPDAEPYIKVGDVVSPGQVLCIIEAMKLMNEIESEVSGKIVKILIDNAKPVEYGQTLFLVDKS, encoded by the coding sequence ATGGACTTAAATTATTTAAAAAAGCTTCTAAAAATAGTTAATGACAGTGGAGTTGATGAGGTTGAGATTGAAGAAGAGGGTTCAAAAGTACGAGTAAAGAAATCTCCTTCTGTAGCTGAAAGCAGTATGCCTCAATTCTTACCTTTCTCCATGCCTGCGGCAGCGCAAGTTGTGCAGCCGGCTGCACCAGTTGCTGCACCAACTCCAGTTCTCGAGAAAAAACTTGAAAAGGTCGGTGAAGAGAAGGCAGTCTCATACTATGAAGTCAAATCCCCAATTGTTGGTACTTTTTATAGAGCACCCTCTCCGGATGCTGAACCTTATATCAAAGTTGGTGATGTTGTCAGTCCAGGCCAAGTTCTTTGCATAATAGAAGCAATGAAGTTGATGAATGAAATCGAGTCGGAAGTTAGTGGAAAGATAGTTAAGATTTTGATCGACAATGCTAAGCCGGTAGAATATGGACAAACTCTGTTTCTAGTAGACAAGAGTTAA
- the accC gene encoding acetyl-CoA carboxylase biotin carboxylase subunit, with translation MFKKILITNRGEIALRVIRACKELGIKTVAVYSEADRDSLHVRFADEAVCIGGPLSKESYLNIPRLMAAAEITGAEAIHPGYGFLAENANFSEIISASGLKFIGPSPEMISSMGDKAVAKDTMRNAGVPVVPGSDGIINDIREAADTAIQIGFPVMIKATAGGGGKGMRIARSIDEFEKFFTLARNEAESAFGNPEVYLEKYIDEPHHIEIQVLGDQYGNVIHLGERDCSIQRRHQKLIEEAPSPFIGEELRMKMGEAAVLGAKSVNYEGAGTIEFLVDKNHNFYFMEMNTRIQVEHPITEEVYGIDLVKEQIRVAAGERIKKVKIAPKSWAIECRINAEDPRNNFRPSPGKITAFHQPGGIGVRTDTHAYAGYVIPPFYDSLIAKLIVRGFDRADAIKKMERALEEFIVEGIETTIPFHLRMMRNEQFKQGKYDTKFLETFQFDF, from the coding sequence GTGTTTAAAAAAATTTTAATAACAAACCGCGGAGAGATTGCTTTACGTGTTATTCGAGCTTGTAAAGAATTGGGAATTAAAACTGTGGCAGTCTATTCCGAAGCCGATAGAGATTCACTGCATGTAAGATTTGCCGATGAAGCTGTTTGTATCGGCGGTCCGCTCAGCAAAGAAAGTTACCTAAATATTCCAAGATTGATGGCCGCAGCTGAGATCACTGGAGCCGAAGCAATTCATCCTGGATATGGATTCCTCGCAGAGAACGCAAATTTTTCTGAAATAATTTCCGCGTCAGGATTAAAGTTCATTGGTCCTTCACCCGAAATGATTAGCTCGATGGGGGATAAAGCCGTTGCAAAAGATACGATGAGAAATGCCGGTGTTCCAGTTGTGCCTGGCAGCGATGGAATTATCAACGACATTCGCGAAGCTGCGGATACTGCAATTCAAATTGGTTTTCCTGTGATGATCAAAGCTACTGCAGGTGGTGGTGGAAAAGGAATGAGGATCGCTCGCAGCATCGATGAGTTTGAAAAATTCTTTACTCTCGCAAGGAATGAAGCTGAATCTGCATTTGGAAATCCTGAAGTTTACCTCGAAAAATATATTGACGAGCCGCATCACATTGAAATTCAGGTTCTCGGTGATCAATATGGGAACGTGATTCATCTTGGAGAACGCGATTGTTCAATTCAGCGCCGACATCAAAAATTGATCGAAGAAGCACCTTCACCTTTTATTGGCGAGGAACTCAGGATGAAAATGGGTGAAGCAGCTGTACTTGGTGCGAAGAGTGTAAATTACGAAGGTGCTGGTACAATAGAATTTCTTGTTGATAAAAATCACAATTTTTATTTCATGGAGATGAATACTCGAATTCAAGTCGAGCATCCAATTACAGAAGAAGTTTATGGAATAGATCTTGTAAAAGAGCAAATACGAGTTGCTGCAGGGGAAAGGATTAAGAAGGTTAAAATTGCCCCAAAAAGTTGGGCGATTGAGTGTCGAATTAATGCGGAAGATCCGAGAAATAATTTCAGACCGTCACCTGGAAAAATAACTGCATTTCATCAACCCGGCGGTATAGGAGTTAGAACAGATACTCACGCATATGCAGGTTACGTAATTCCGCCATTTTACGATTCATTGATTGCCAAATTAATTGTGAGGGGATTTGACCGTGCGGATGCAATAAAAAAAATGGAACGAGCTCTTGAAGAATTTATCGTCGAGGGGATTGAAACTACAATTCCATTTCATCTGCGAATGATGAGGAATGAACAATTCAAACAAGGAAAGTACGATACAAAATTTCTTGAAACATTTCAGTTTGATTTTTAG
- the gcvH gene encoding glycine cleavage system protein GcvH has protein sequence MNIPDNLKYTNDHEWIKVDGNIGTIGITDYAQSELGDIVFVDLQSGLEGIQKGNSFGTIEAVKTVSDLLAPVSGKVVEINKELESNAEVINKDPYGNGWIIKVEISDLSELSPLLDSATYRSLIGA, from the coding sequence ATGAATATTCCAGATAATCTAAAGTATACTAACGACCACGAATGGATTAAAGTTGATGGAAACATCGGCACTATTGGCATTACGGATTACGCACAAAGTGAATTGGGCGATATAGTTTTTGTGGATCTTCAGAGCGGGCTTGAGGGAATTCAAAAAGGAAATTCCTTCGGAACAATTGAAGCTGTAAAAACCGTCTCTGATTTACTCGCACCAGTTTCCGGTAAAGTTGTGGAAATAAATAAAGAGCTTGAAAGCAACGCGGAAGTGATAAATAAAGATCCATACGGAAACGGTTGGATAATCAAAGTAGAAATTAGCGATTTGTCCGAATTGAGTCCTCTGCTCGATAGTGCTACATATCGTTCATTGATTGGTGCATAA
- the guaA gene encoding glutamine-hydrolyzing GMP synthase — MNLPTNKILILDFGSQYSQLIVRKIRELGVFAYIKPYNTTIAEIISDNPNGIIFSGGPASVYDSDSPKIDQKIFEINLPILGICYGLQLIVQHFGGVIDRSAKREFGRAKLQIANVSQIFNNVSNHSIVWMSHSDKVISLPKIFSVSASTSNSKYAAVCNTEEKIYGLQFHPEVNHTEEGKIILENFIINICNCKSTWQPKKFIKSSIYEIKEKVGGAKVVCALSGGVDSTVAAVLVHEAIGDNLTCIHIDNGLMRKNESQNVVKFFQENLHLKLRFVDASNLFLQRLKGIQEPETKRKIIGNTFINVIEEEINHLGEVKYLVQGTLYPDVIESVSVKGPSSVIKTHHNVGGLPERMKLELIEPLRELFKDEVREIGKELGISNDFLNRHPFPGPGLGVRILGEVDDAKLEILRNADFIFIDELKNFGFYGEAWQAFAVLLPVQSVGVMGDERTYEYTIVLRAVTSTDGMTADWVKLDQNFLKQVSNRIVNEVKGVNRVVYDITSKPPATIEWE; from the coding sequence ATGAATCTACCGACTAATAAAATTTTAATTCTCGATTTCGGTTCTCAGTATTCACAGCTTATCGTTAGAAAAATTCGTGAGCTTGGTGTATTTGCTTACATTAAGCCTTATAATACAACCATCGCAGAAATAATTTCAGACAATCCAAATGGAATAATTTTTTCTGGTGGTCCAGCAAGTGTTTACGATTCAGATTCACCAAAAATTGATCAAAAGATTTTCGAAATCAATCTTCCTATACTTGGAATCTGTTATGGTCTGCAATTGATTGTGCAGCACTTTGGTGGGGTAATTGATCGATCCGCAAAACGTGAATTTGGTAGAGCAAAGTTACAGATAGCCAACGTCAGCCAAATTTTTAATAATGTATCAAATCACTCAATTGTTTGGATGAGCCATTCGGATAAAGTTATTTCGCTCCCAAAGATTTTTTCTGTATCAGCATCGACATCAAATTCAAAATACGCCGCCGTTTGTAATACGGAAGAAAAAATCTATGGACTTCAATTTCATCCTGAAGTAAATCATACAGAAGAAGGAAAAATAATCCTTGAGAACTTCATAATTAATATTTGTAACTGTAAAAGTACTTGGCAGCCGAAGAAATTTATCAAATCGAGTATTTACGAAATAAAAGAAAAAGTTGGTGGTGCAAAAGTTGTGTGTGCACTGAGCGGAGGAGTCGATTCAACTGTAGCAGCAGTTCTTGTTCACGAAGCTATTGGAGATAATCTCACTTGCATTCACATCGATAATGGACTGATGCGAAAAAACGAAAGTCAGAATGTTGTAAAATTCTTTCAAGAGAATTTGCACTTAAAATTACGTTTTGTCGATGCAAGTAATTTGTTTTTACAAAGATTAAAAGGAATTCAGGAACCAGAAACTAAAAGAAAAATAATCGGGAACACATTCATTAATGTTATTGAAGAAGAAATAAATCATCTGGGCGAGGTTAAATATTTAGTGCAAGGTACATTGTATCCCGATGTAATTGAATCTGTTTCTGTAAAAGGACCATCGAGTGTGATTAAAACTCACCATAATGTCGGCGGTTTACCTGAACGAATGAAATTAGAACTAATTGAACCGCTGCGTGAATTATTCAAAGACGAAGTTCGGGAAATTGGAAAAGAACTTGGAATTTCTAATGATTTCTTGAATAGGCACCCATTCCCAGGTCCGGGATTAGGTGTGAGAATATTAGGTGAAGTTGACGATGCAAAACTTGAAATATTACGCAATGCAGATTTTATTTTTATTGACGAACTGAAAAATTTTGGTTTTTATGGTGAAGCTTGGCAAGCATTTGCAGTACTTCTTCCTGTTCAAAGTGTCGGTGTAATGGGAGATGAAAGAACTTATGAGTATACAATTGTTTTACGAGCTGTAACAAGCACAGACGGAATGACTGCTGATTGGGTTAAGCTTGATCAGAATTTTCTTAA